Genomic DNA from bacterium:
ACCGTATGCAAATGATGGCAGTACGGAAGTCACGGAACAAAAATTGTTACTTGTTTACCGATTACCAGCGGAAGTGCGCAAAAGCGCGATTGGCTTCAGCCATCTTGTGGGTATCGTCCCGCTTTTTAATTGCGTTACCTTCGCCACGTGACGCTGCCATCAATTCGCTTGCCAACCGCTCCGCCATCGTTTTTTCGCTGCGCGAACGCGAACTATTCAATATCCAACGCATTGCAAGCGCTTCGCGGCGATCGGGGTTGACTTCAATTGGTACCTGATAGGTTGCGCCACCAACTCGACGGGATTTGACTTCGAGCATCGGTCCAACATTTTCCAAAGCTTTACGGAAAATTTCGACGCCATCACTCTTCGCCTTTTCGCGGATTTGTTCGATCGCGTGGTAGAAAATCCGTTCTGCCGTCGCTTTCTTTCCGCTCCACATCATATTGTTGATGAATTTTGCGACAAGATTGCTGCCAAACTTGGGGTCGGGCAGAATCTCGCGTTTCTGAATTCTTTTTCGTCGTGCCATTGTATCAAGGTCCGAAAATTACTTCTTCTTCTTCACCGGAGCTGCTGCGCCTGCCTTGGGCCGCTTCGCGCCGTATTTGGATCTTCCCTGCCGACGTTTTTCGACGCCTTGCGAGTCCAGCTTGCCGCGGATGATATGATAACGGACACCGGGAAGATCTTTGACTCTTCCCCCGCGAATCATCACTATGCTGTGTTCCTGCAAGTTATGTCCCTCGCCGGGGATATACGCAGTCACTTCAATTCCGGTTGACAATCGAACACGGGCAACCTTGCGTAAAGCCGAATTAGGTTTCTTCGGCGTTGTCGTATAGACACGCGTACAAACACCACGCTTCTGCGGACATCCTTTCAACGCAGGCGCGGTTGTTTTTTTCAATATGCGTTCGCGACCCGCTCGCACGAGCTGGTTAATCGTCGGCACAAATCCTCCAACCACAAAGCCAATCAATATACTATCGGTCTACTACCGAGTCAAGTAATGGACTTCCAACGACAGTACCCTGAGAGATATTTTTTAGAAATCTTCAACAAACCGGTTAAGCAACCGGCTCGTTGCCTTGCTCCTCACCATTCCCCGCATCTTCAATCTCCGCGGGGGTTGGCACCCAACTCGAACGATCATTCTCAACAATGATATTCCGGAATTTCGACATTCCAGTGCCGGCCGGAATAATGTGTCCCATAATGATATTCTCTTTGAGTCCATTCAAATGGTCGATTCGTCGTTCCACTGCGGCATCGGTAAGTACCCGTGTCGTTTCTTGGAACGATGCCGCCGACAAGAATGACTCAGTCGTCAATGCAGCCTGCGTGATACCCAATAGAACCGGTTCCCACTGCGCCCGAATTGCATCGCGAGTCATTGCTTCGGTTCCACCAGCTTTTTTCGTCCGCTGGTTTTCACGCCGCAATTCACGGATGCCGATCTGCTGACCATTCGTTAACGAAGTATCACCGGGATCGGTCACAATCATCACATCGATTAGCGCTTTATTGATCCGCTCGAAACGCTGCCGATTAACAGTATCACCTTCCAGGAACTCGGTATCGCCGGGATCCATAATGCGGACCTTCTGCATCATTTGGCGTACGATAACTTCGACATGCTTGGGATTAATTTTCACGCCTTGCTCGGCATATACCGCGAGAATTTCATTGACTAAAAACTCTCTGGCGCGGGAATGCCCTAACACTTTCAAAATGTCACTCGGCGAGCGCGGACCTTCCGTCATTGGATCGCCTGCCCGGACAAAGTCGCCATCGAAAACAAGAAGATCACGGGTTACCGGTAACATATACTTCTTTTCGTCGCTGGTCGACAACGAAGAGATTACAACTTCGCGAACCCCTCGGCGAATGCCGCCAAAGCGGACAATACCATCGATTTCGGCGATGATTGCCGGATCGCGCGGCTTTCTCGCTTCAAACAATTCCTGCACGCGGGGAAGACCACCGGTGATGTCTTTTGCCTTGACACCCTCACGGGTAACACGGGCGATTTCAGTACCGGCTTCGACGAAGTCGCCTTCTTCCTTCATCAAACGGGCGCCGACCGGAAGGACGTACTGGCCTTGCTTACGGGTCTGCGGATCACCTTTGGCCGCCAACAGAACAATGTGCGGAGAGAGCTTCTTGTCGCGCGGTTCAATGATTACACGATAACGCTTTTTCGTCGTCTCTTCGGTCATTTCCTTATACGTGAGATCCTCTTTCAAATCGATATAGTGAATGTAACCATCGTTGGTTGATAAAATCGGTTTGGAATAAGGATCCCATACAAACAGTAATGCCCCACTATCAACAATATCCCCGTCAGCAACTTTCAATTCCGCACCATAGGGAATATTGTGTTTCGATACTTGGCGGTTATTTTCATCGATCAATAACATCAGCCCGTTTCGCCGCACTACAACTGCACGACCAGACTTCTGACTGACGAAAAATACATTTTCAAAAACGATTTGACCGGCAGCTTTCGCATACACTTCACTCTGCGCTGATTGACGGGCCACCGTACCACCGGTATGGAAAGTACGGAGCGTAAGCTGGGTACCCGGTTCACCGATTGATTGGGCAGCGATCACACCAACCGCTTCACCAATATCGACCAAGCGACTTGTCGTTAGGTTGGTGCCATAACATAACCGGCAAACCCCGAAATCGGCATCACAAGTCAACACGCTTCGAATCATCACATGTTCAACACCGCTGCGGGCGATGATATCGGCTTCGCGAGCGGAAATCACCGATTTCGACGGTACTAATATCTCATTGGTGACCGGATCATAAATGTTATCAGCAAGTGTTCTTCCGACAATCTTCTCGAAGAGTTGCGCGCTAACTTCCTGACCTTCTTCTAACGCTTCGACCGTGATACCATTGGTGGTTCCGCAGTCTTCGATACGAATAATCACATCCTGCGCTACGTCGACCAATCGCCGTGTCAAGTATCCCGCGTCGGCGGTTTTTAATGCGGTATCGGCAAGACCTTTACGAGCGCCGTGAGTGGAAATGAAGTATTCGAGTACCGTCAATCCTTCTCGGAAATTCGATACAATCGGATTCTCGATGATTTCACCTTTACCACCGGTGACAGTTTTCATCGGCTTCTGCATCAATCCACGCATACCCGCCAACTGACGAATCTGATCCCGCGAACCACGAGCACCGGAGTGTGCCATCATGTAAACCGGATTGAACCCTTGATCGCTTTGCGCAAGGTGTTCCATCATCTTTTGGGCGACTTCGTTGGTAGCATGGGTCCAGGTGTCGATGATGTTGTTGTAGCGTTCGGTATCGCCAATTAAACCTTCCTCAAATGTCTCGGTTAACTTCTTAACTTCTTCCCAAGCGTTTTCGATGACTGCTTCCTTTTCCTTCGGAATTTCGATATCCCAAATCGAAACCGAAAGCCCGCCGCGCATAGCATAGTTGAAGCCGAGTTCCTTCAAGCGATCTAAGAATTGGGCCGTTTTTGTCGTACCGACATAGTTGTGGCACTCTTGAATGACGTCTTGAATCTCCGCTTTGGTTAACAGCGAATTAAAGAATTTGTGGATACGGATTTCTTCGGGAAGAATCCGGTTGAAGATTACGCGACCGACAGTTGTATCGACGTATTCGCCGTTGCGGCGAAGATAGATCTGCGCATTCATGTGTACGATATT
This window encodes:
- the rpsG gene encoding 30S ribosomal protein S7, with protein sequence MARRKRIQKREILPDPKFGSNLVAKFINNMMWSGKKATAERIFYHAIEQIREKAKSDGVEIFRKALENVGPMLEVKSRRVGGATYQVPIEVNPDRREALAMRWILNSSRSRSEKTMAERLASELMAASRGEGNAIKKRDDTHKMAEANRAFAHFRW
- the rpsL gene encoding 30S ribosomal protein S12, yielding MPTINQLVRAGRERILKKTTAPALKGCPQKRGVCTRVYTTTPKKPNSALRKVARVRLSTGIEVTAYIPGEGHNLQEHSIVMIRGGRVKDLPGVRYHIIRGKLDSQGVEKRRQGRSKYGAKRPKAGAAAPVKKKK
- the rpoC gene encoding DNA-directed RNA polymerase subunit beta', which translates into the protein MTELTNPLPPIPEAMLKELKDWKKLDRNDPKKEPPAPLEFTNITVSVMSPEAILERSHGEVTKPETINYRSYKPEREGLFSEKIFGPTKDWECSCGKYRGMRYGGITCDRCGVLVTKKDVRRKWGGHIELAVPVVHIWFFKSGPSKIGYLLGTTVRDVERVIYYEQYIVIQPGKTGMRERELLNESRYYQLLEELGEENEKLEDNNPDKFIAMTGGVAIRTMLSRLDLAKLTEELHKATHLESNLQRKNDAIKRLKVAEAFKRNNELAKNKPEWMVLERIPVIPPDLRPLVPLEGGRFATSDLNDLYRRVIIRNNRLRRLIAIKAPDVILRNEKRMLQEAVDSLFDNGRKNVEVRGNSNRPLKSLSDNLRGKSGRFRQNLLGKRVDYSGRSVIVVGPELKMHQCGLPKELAIELFTPFVIRKLIEREYVKTVKTAKRMVQRREEAVWAILEEIIQDHPVLLNRAPTLHRLGIQAFQPVLIEGKAIRLHPLVCAAFNADFDGDQMAVHVPLSFEAQLEARLLMLASGNLLHPANGRPITVPSQDMILGCYYLTKKRTGVFGENRFFADEEDVIMAYNNNIVHMNAQIYLRRNGEYVDTTVGRVIFNRILPEEIRIHKFFNSLLTKAEIQDVIQECHNYVGTTKTAQFLDRLKELGFNYAMRGGLSVSIWDIEIPKEKEAVIENAWEEVKKLTETFEEGLIGDTERYNNIIDTWTHATNEVAQKMMEHLAQSDQGFNPVYMMAHSGARGSRDQIRQLAGMRGLMQKPMKTVTGGKGEIIENPIVSNFREGLTVLEYFISTHGARKGLADTALKTADAGYLTRRLVDVAQDVIIRIEDCGTTNGITVEALEEGQEVSAQLFEKIVGRTLADNIYDPVTNEILVPSKSVISAREADIIARSGVEHVMIRSVLTCDADFGVCRLCYGTNLTTSRLVDIGEAVGVIAAQSIGEPGTQLTLRTFHTGGTVARQSAQSEVYAKAAGQIVFENVFFVSQKSGRAVVVRRNGLMLLIDENNRQVSKHNIPYGAELKVADGDIVDSGALLFVWDPYSKPILSTNDGYIHYIDLKEDLTYKEMTEETTKKRYRVIIEPRDKKLSPHIVLLAAKGDPQTRKQGQYVLPVGARLMKEEGDFVEAGTEIARVTREGVKAKDITGGLPRVQELFEARKPRDPAIIAEIDGIVRFGGIRRGVREVVISSLSTSDEKKYMLPVTRDLLVFDGDFVRAGDPMTEGPRSPSDILKVLGHSRAREFLVNEILAVYAEQGVKINPKHVEVIVRQMMQKVRIMDPGDTEFLEGDTVNRQRFERINKALIDVMIVTDPGDTSLTNGQQIGIRELRRENQRTKKAGGTEAMTRDAIRAQWEPVLLGITQAALTTESFLSAASFQETTRVLTDAAVERRIDHLNGLKENIIMGHIIPAGTGMSKFRNIIVENDRSSWVPTPAEIEDAGNGEEQGNEPVA